In Acidiphilium acidophilum, one genomic interval encodes:
- the gpmI gene encoding 2,3-bisphosphoglycerate-independent phosphoglycerate mutase translates to MPKPVMLTILDGFGWRQDQADNAVALARTPHFDRLWQHNPHAFLRTCGRDVGLPDGQMGNSEVGHTNIGAGRIVMQDLPRIDSAIEAEALAPIPDFQRFLAALRQSGGACHLVGLVSPGGVHAHQRHILALAQIVADAGIAVFVHAITDGRDTPPQSGTAAIRWLADSLPAGAEIATIIGRYYAMDRDNRWERVQLAYDLMVDGSGAAARDAVAALDASYAAGTGDEFVKPTVLPGYPGISDGDGLLAANFRADRMRELLSALLDPDFAGFQRALVPRFAAALGMVPYSDALDRFMHSLFPPDPMDNLLGEVVARAGKRQLRAAETEKYPHVTYFLNGGRETPFEGEDRIMVASPKVATYDLQPEMSAPELTDRVVAAISTGDLDLIVLNFANPDMVGHTGVLEAAIRAVETVDTCLGRIAAAIAAQHGQLIVTADHGNCEMMRDPETGGPHTAHTLNRVPVLLAGAPPGTVLHDGRLADLAPTLLALLGIAQPAEMTGQSLIGPDAPPT, encoded by the coding sequence ATGCCTAAACCCGTCATGCTCACGATTCTCGATGGCTTCGGCTGGCGCCAGGATCAGGCGGACAACGCCGTCGCCCTGGCCCGAACCCCGCATTTCGACCGGCTGTGGCAGCACAATCCCCACGCCTTCCTGCGAACCTGCGGCCGCGATGTCGGGCTGCCGGACGGGCAGATGGGCAATTCCGAAGTCGGCCACACCAATATCGGCGCCGGACGGATCGTGATGCAGGATCTGCCGCGGATCGACAGCGCGATCGAAGCCGAGGCGCTCGCCCCCATCCCCGACTTCCAGCGCTTCCTCGCCGCCTTGCGCCAATCGGGCGGTGCCTGCCATCTGGTCGGCCTCGTCTCGCCCGGCGGCGTCCACGCGCATCAGCGCCACATCCTCGCCCTCGCACAAATCGTGGCCGATGCCGGCATCGCGGTCTTCGTCCACGCGATCACCGACGGGCGGGACACCCCGCCCCAATCCGGCACCGCCGCAATCCGCTGGCTCGCGGACTCACTGCCCGCAGGTGCCGAGATCGCGACGATCATCGGCCGCTATTACGCGATGGACCGGGACAACCGCTGGGAGCGGGTCCAGCTCGCCTACGACCTGATGGTCGACGGCTCCGGCGCGGCGGCCCGCGATGCCGTCGCCGCCCTCGACGCAAGTTACGCCGCCGGCACCGGCGACGAGTTCGTCAAACCCACCGTCCTGCCCGGCTATCCCGGCATCAGCGACGGCGACGGACTGCTCGCGGCGAATTTCCGGGCCGACCGGATGCGCGAACTCCTCTCTGCCCTGCTCGACCCCGATTTCGCCGGATTTCAACGCGCACTGGTACCCCGCTTCGCGGCGGCGCTGGGCATGGTGCCCTATTCCGACGCGCTCGACCGGTTCATGCACAGCCTGTTCCCGCCCGACCCGATGGATAATCTGCTGGGCGAAGTGGTCGCCCGCGCCGGCAAGCGCCAGCTACGCGCCGCCGAAACCGAAAAATACCCCCATGTCACCTATTTCCTCAACGGCGGACGTGAGACGCCGTTCGAGGGCGAAGACCGCATCATGGTCGCATCCCCGAAAGTCGCCACCTACGATCTCCAGCCCGAAATGTCGGCACCCGAACTCACCGACCGCGTCGTCGCGGCGATCTCGACCGGTGATCTCGACCTCATCGTGCTCAACTTCGCCAACCCCGACATGGTCGGCCATACCGGCGTGCTGGAAGCCGCAATCCGCGCGGTCGAAACCGTCGATACCTGTCTAGGCCGGATCGCGGCGGCCATCGCCGCGCAGCACGGGCAGCTCATCGTCACCGCCGATCACGGCAATTGCGAAATGATGCGCGACCCCGAAACCGGCGGCCCGCACACGGCGCACACCCTCAACCGCGTCCCGGTCTTGCTGGCCGGCGCACCCCCCGGCACCGTCCTGCATGACGGAAGACTGGCCGACCTCGCCCCCACCCTGCTCGCGTTGCTCGGCATCGCCCAACCCGCCGAAATGACCGGCCAGTCCCTGATCGGACCCGATGCGCCGCCCACCTGA
- the rplU gene encoding 50S ribosomal protein L21, whose amino-acid sequence MFAVIRTGGKQYRVVPDAVLKVEKLEAEAGSTVTFTDVLALGGEAGVTLGKPIVEGATVTATVIAQDRLDKVIIFKKRRRQNSRRKNGHRQHVTVLRVSGINAA is encoded by the coding sequence ATGTTCGCAGTGATCCGCACCGGCGGAAAACAATACCGCGTCGTTCCCGACGCCGTGCTGAAGGTTGAAAAGCTCGAAGCCGAGGCCGGCAGCACGGTCACCTTCACCGATGTTCTGGCCCTGGGCGGCGAAGCGGGCGTTACCCTCGGCAAGCCGATCGTCGAAGGTGCCACCGTCACCGCGACCGTGATCGCGCAGGACCGGCTGGACAAGGTCATCATCTTCAAAAAGCGCCGCCGGCAGAACAGCCGCCGCAAAAACGGCCACCGCCAGCACGTGACCGTGCTGCGGGTGTCCGGCATCAACGCCGCCTGA
- the obgE gene encoding GTPase ObgE: MKFLDQAKIYLRSGDGGNGVVAFRREKYIEFGGPDGGNGGRGGDIVFEAVENLNTLLDFRYTQHFRARKGGNGAGRDCTGAAAPTMLIKVPIGTQIFDDDRETLLADLDKPGMRIVFLRGGDGGHGNAMFKTSTNRAPRRADPGWPGEERWVWLRLKLIADAGLVGLPNAGKSTFLAAASAARPKIADYPFTTLHPQLGVVRLSMTEEFVLADIPGLIEGAHDGAGLGDRFLGHVERCAALIHLIDGAAGHVVDAWRTIRGELGAYGGGLDAKPELIVLNKMDAMTPREIASRKASLTKASGARVMVMSAAGQIGVDEVLRAVFDMVRENRK, translated from the coding sequence ATGAAGTTTCTCGATCAGGCCAAGATCTATCTGCGCTCCGGCGATGGCGGCAACGGCGTCGTCGCGTTCCGGCGCGAAAAATACATCGAATTCGGCGGCCCGGACGGCGGCAATGGCGGTCGCGGCGGTGACATCGTGTTCGAAGCGGTCGAGAACCTCAACACCTTGCTCGATTTCCGCTACACCCAGCATTTCCGCGCCCGCAAGGGCGGCAACGGCGCCGGGCGCGACTGCACTGGCGCCGCCGCCCCCACCATGCTGATCAAGGTGCCGATCGGCACCCAGATTTTCGACGACGACCGCGAAACCCTCCTCGCCGATCTCGACAAGCCGGGCATGCGCATCGTGTTCCTCCGCGGTGGCGACGGCGGGCACGGCAACGCCATGTTCAAAACCTCGACCAATCGCGCTCCCCGCCGCGCCGATCCCGGCTGGCCGGGCGAGGAGCGCTGGGTCTGGCTGCGCCTGAAACTGATCGCGGATGCCGGGCTGGTCGGACTGCCCAACGCCGGCAAATCCACCTTCCTCGCCGCCGCCTCGGCGGCAAGGCCGAAAATCGCCGACTACCCCTTCACCACGCTGCACCCGCAACTCGGCGTCGTTCGCCTGTCGATGACCGAGGAATTCGTCCTCGCCGATATTCCCGGCCTGATCGAGGGCGCGCATGACGGTGCCGGTCTCGGCGATCGCTTCCTCGGCCATGTCGAACGCTGCGCCGCCCTGATCCATCTGATCGATGGCGCGGCGGGCCACGTGGTCGATGCCTGGCGCACCATTCGCGGCGAACTCGGCGCCTATGGCGGCGGGCTCGATGCCAAGCCCGAGCTGATCGTCCTCAACAAAATGGATGCCATGACCCCGCGCGAGATCGCCTCGCGCAAAGCCTCCCTGACCAAAGCCTCCGGTGCCCGCGTCATGGTCATGTCCGCCGCCGGGCAGATCGGCGTCGATGAGGTGCTGCGCGCGGTGTTCGACATGGTGCGCGAGAACCGCAAATGA
- the proB gene encoding glutamate 5-kinase produces MIRRPAPSLTDAKLLVVKIGSALIVDPAAAAPRAAWLDGMAADIAQLRARSVGVIVVSSGAIALARRQLGLMQPRLRLEEKQAAASVGQIRLAQAWSEALSAHGLVAAQLLLTMDDTEDRRRYLNARATLRTLLELGAIPVINENDSVATGEIRFGDNDRLAGRVAEMVEADQLVLLSDIDGLYTADPKRDPAARHLPIIDALTPEIEAMGGAPPPGFSSGGMRTKLVAARIATQAGCAMAVALGHTEHPLAALQDGARCTWFLPQPGGRSARKRWIAGSLAPLGRLHVDAGAASAIKRGSSLLPAGVVTIEGDFERGDAVEILAPDASSLARGLAGYSAQDARLIARHRTDEIEALLGWRGRDEIVHRDDLVLLTPDPAKAVPEAI; encoded by the coding sequence ATGATCCGCCGCCCCGCGCCGAGCCTGACCGATGCGAAATTGCTGGTGGTCAAGATCGGCTCGGCCCTGATCGTCGATCCCGCCGCCGCCGCGCCCCGGGCCGCGTGGCTGGATGGAATGGCCGCCGACATCGCGCAACTCCGCGCCCGCAGCGTCGGCGTCATCGTCGTCTCGTCGGGTGCCATCGCCCTGGCCCGCCGCCAGCTCGGCCTGATGCAGCCCCGCCTGCGGCTTGAGGAAAAGCAGGCCGCCGCCTCAGTCGGCCAGATCCGCCTCGCCCAGGCCTGGAGCGAGGCACTCTCCGCCCACGGGCTGGTCGCGGCGCAACTCCTGCTCACCATGGACGACACCGAGGACCGCCGCCGCTACCTCAACGCCCGCGCCACCCTGCGCACCCTGCTCGAACTTGGCGCGATCCCGGTGATCAACGAGAACGACTCGGTCGCCACCGGCGAAATCCGCTTCGGCGACAACGACCGCCTCGCCGGGCGCGTCGCCGAAATGGTCGAGGCCGATCAACTGGTCCTGCTCTCGGATATCGACGGTCTCTACACCGCCGACCCAAAACGCGACCCCGCCGCGCGCCATCTGCCGATCATCGACGCCCTGACCCCCGAAATCGAAGCCATGGGCGGCGCACCGCCACCGGGATTCTCCTCCGGCGGCATGCGCACCAAACTGGTCGCCGCTCGCATCGCCACCCAGGCCGGCTGCGCGATGGCCGTGGCACTCGGTCATACCGAACATCCGCTCGCCGCGCTGCAGGACGGCGCCCGCTGCACGTGGTTCCTGCCGCAACCCGGTGGCCGTTCGGCACGCAAACGCTGGATCGCCGGCTCCCTTGCCCCGCTTGGCCGCCTGCACGTCGATGCCGGGGCCGCAAGCGCGATCAAGCGCGGCTCGTCTCTGCTTCCGGCCGGCGTGGTCACGATCGAAGGCGATTTCGAACGCGGCGATGCGGTCGAAATCCTGGCCCCGGACGCTTCCAGCCTGGCGCGCGGCCTCGCCGGATATTCCGCTCAGGATGCACGCCTGATCGCGCGCCACCGGACCGACGAGATCGAAGCGTTGCTGGGATGGCGGGGGCGCGATGAAATAGTGCACCGCGACGATCTGGTCCTGCTCACGCCCGATCCGGCCAAAGCGGTGCCGGAAGCGATCTGA
- a CDS encoding EAL domain-containing protein → MTLKANASLPTTAPFDGGCGACRTGTYDVPLAMAFQPIVDVETGGVFAFEALVRGVGGEGAASVLAGVTPATLYGFDQACRITAIETAAELGLIAQGAALSINFMPNAVYEPRACIRATLQAAARVGFPTDRLIFEITEVEAVADPDHLSRIVAAYRAMGFRTAIDDFGAGHSNLNLLARFHPDLVKLDRALIVGIDQDRVRQTIVRHCVALCRDLGIEVIAEGIETAAEYATLVEFGVGLIQGYLVARPGFRSLPAPLWPDRA, encoded by the coding sequence TTGACCCTGAAAGCGAATGCTTCCCTGCCCACAACAGCCCCCTTCGATGGGGGCTGCGGTGCCTGCCGGACCGGGACCTATGATGTTCCTCTGGCCATGGCGTTTCAGCCGATCGTGGATGTTGAGACCGGGGGCGTTTTCGCGTTCGAGGCGCTGGTTCGCGGCGTCGGCGGCGAGGGGGCGGCATCGGTGCTTGCGGGCGTCACGCCGGCGACGTTGTACGGGTTTGATCAGGCGTGCCGGATCACGGCGATCGAAACCGCCGCGGAACTGGGGCTGATCGCCCAGGGTGCCGCGCTTTCAATCAATTTCATGCCGAATGCGGTTTACGAGCCGAGGGCGTGCATTCGCGCCACGCTTCAGGCTGCGGCACGCGTCGGCTTTCCCACCGACCGGCTGATTTTCGAGATCACCGAGGTCGAGGCGGTGGCCGACCCGGATCATCTGAGCCGCATCGTTGCCGCGTATCGCGCCATGGGGTTCAGGACCGCGATCGATGATTTCGGGGCCGGTCATTCGAATTTGAATCTGCTCGCCCGGTTCCATCCCGATCTGGTCAAACTGGATCGGGCCCTCATCGTGGGGATCGATCAGGACCGGGTGAGGCAGACGATCGTGCGGCATTGCGTAGCACTCTGCCGCGATCTCGGGATCGAGGTGATCGCCGAAGGGATCGAAACCGCCGCGGAATATGCCACGCTGGTGGAATTCGGCGTCGGGTTGATCCAGGGCTATCTTGTGGCGCGTCCCGGTTTCAGATCGCTTCCGGCACCGCTTTGGCCGGATCGGGCGTGA
- a CDS encoding aminopeptidase, giving the protein MTHAERLDRLAEIAVRIGVNVQKGQELVINAPLDARALVQRLAAHAYDAGAALVVPLFADDVIQRARFIHADEESFDFAPSWLFDGVAKALDQGAAMLSISGSDPMLLAGCDPSRIGRAQRAAAAAMKPMRNIISSFATNWSILSFATPGWAESVFPDDAPDAAVGRLWDAIFKVSRIDEADPVGAWQAHVARLRERCDTLNGHRFAALQFRGPGTDLRVGLATDHLWAGGAVEAANGAVCMPNMPTEEVFTMPHRDKVDGVVAATKPLVHGGSLIEGISVRFEAGRIVEAHASAGQDVFRSLIGTDEGAARLGEVALVPEASPVARSGLIFRNTLFDENAACHIALGQALALNMKGGCDAARGANESLIHIDWMIGSGQVDVDGVTATGAVVPVMRAGEFTLRPVLIST; this is encoded by the coding sequence TTGACTCACGCCGAACGGCTCGACCGGCTGGCCGAAATTGCGGTCAGGATCGGGGTCAATGTCCAGAAGGGCCAGGAACTCGTCATCAATGCGCCGCTCGATGCGCGCGCGCTGGTCCAGCGGCTGGCCGCCCATGCCTATGATGCCGGGGCCGCACTGGTCGTGCCGCTGTTCGCCGACGATGTGATCCAGCGCGCCCGGTTCATTCACGCCGACGAGGAGAGTTTCGATTTCGCCCCGTCATGGCTGTTCGACGGGGTGGCGAAAGCGCTTGATCAGGGGGCTGCGATGCTCAGCATTTCCGGCTCGGACCCGATGCTTCTGGCCGGGTGCGATCCATCGCGGATCGGCCGCGCCCAGCGCGCCGCCGCCGCCGCGATGAAGCCGATGCGCAACATCATCAGCAGCTTCGCGACCAACTGGTCGATCCTGTCCTTCGCCACGCCGGGCTGGGCCGAATCGGTGTTTCCGGATGATGCGCCGGATGCGGCGGTCGGCAGATTGTGGGATGCGATCTTCAAGGTCAGCCGGATCGACGAGGCCGATCCGGTCGGGGCGTGGCAGGCCCATGTCGCGCGACTGCGCGAGCGGTGCGATACGCTGAATGGTCATCGATTTGCCGCGTTGCAGTTTCGCGGGCCGGGCACGGATTTGCGGGTTGGTCTCGCCACCGATCATCTCTGGGCCGGGGGTGCGGTCGAGGCGGCGAACGGGGCGGTCTGCATGCCGAACATGCCGACCGAGGAGGTTTTCACCATGCCCCACCGCGACAAGGTGGACGGCGTGGTCGCCGCGACCAAGCCGCTGGTGCATGGCGGATCGTTGATCGAGGGGATTTCGGTCCGGTTCGAGGCGGGGCGCATCGTCGAAGCGCATGCGAGCGCGGGACAGGATGTGTTCCGCAGCCTGATCGGCACCGATGAGGGTGCCGCACGGCTCGGTGAAGTGGCGCTGGTTCCCGAAGCCTCGCCGGTTGCCCGCTCGGGGCTGATTTTCCGCAACACTCTGTTCGATGAGAATGCGGCCTGCCATATCGCGCTCGGTCAGGCGCTCGCGCTCAACATGAAGGGTGGGTGCGATGCGGCGCGGGGGGCCAATGAAAGCCTCATTCATATCGACTGGATGATCGGGTCGGGGCAGGTCGATGTCGATGGGGTGACTGCAACGGGCGCGGTTGTGCCGGTCATGCGCGCGGGTGAATTCACCCTGCGACCTGTTTTGATATCGACATGA
- a CDS encoding MBL fold metallo-hydrolase: protein MKFTLTLLGTGGSAGLPQIGGADGSGDWGMCDPLEPRNARSRASAVVACGESRLLIDTSPELRLQLIANRIGRIDAVLFTHPHADHIAGLDEVRILNRLLGAPIPGYSTGQTWAELRRRFDYAFKPWVAPEPGLPPSFFRPVIETRLVAPGAIHTINGWNVNVIGQDHGFGPTLGLRFGNVAYCTDVVRFDDEALAQLRDLDTWVIDCFTRGPRHPSHANLEQVVAWEAQLRPRRTILTHMGPDMDYAALRASLPARMEPGYDGMIIEGEFV from the coding sequence ATGAAGTTCACCCTCACGCTGCTCGGGACCGGCGGCTCGGCGGGGCTGCCGCAGATCGGCGGGGCCGATGGGTCCGGCGACTGGGGGATGTGCGATCCGCTGGAGCCGCGCAACGCGCGCAGCCGGGCGAGTGCGGTGGTCGCGTGCGGGGAGTCCCGGCTGCTGATCGACACCTCGCCCGAACTGCGGCTGCAACTGATCGCCAACCGGATCGGGCGGATCGATGCCGTGCTGTTCACCCATCCGCATGCCGATCATATCGCGGGGTTGGACGAGGTCCGGATTCTCAACCGGCTGCTGGGCGCACCGATCCCCGGCTACAGTACTGGGCAGACCTGGGCGGAACTGCGCCGCCGGTTCGATTACGCCTTCAAGCCCTGGGTGGCGCCGGAGCCGGGTTTGCCGCCGTCGTTTTTTCGCCCGGTGATCGAGACCCGTCTGGTGGCACCCGGCGCGATCCACACGATCAACGGATGGAACGTGAATGTGATCGGGCAGGATCACGGGTTCGGGCCGACACTGGGGCTGCGGTTCGGCAATGTCGCTTATTGCACGGATGTGGTGCGGTTCGACGATGAGGCGCTGGCGCAATTGCGCGATCTCGATACCTGGGTGATCGATTGCTTCACCCGTGGTCCCCGGCATCCGAGCCATGCCAATCTGGAGCAGGTGGTGGCCTGGGAAGCGCAGCTCCGCCCCCGCCGCACGATTTTGACCCATATGGGGCCGGACATGGATTATGCCGCCCTTCGCGCATCATTGCCCGCGCGGATGGAACCCGGTTACGATGGGATGATCATCGAAGGAGAATTCGTTTGA
- a CDS encoding TatD family hydrolase — MLIDSHCHLDHFEEPERTAVIARAVAAGVGQMVTIGTSMAQSRQAIAMAEAAANVWACVGVHPDHAGTEGPVPAAETIAAMTAHPRVIGIGETGLDYFHDTVAPEVQAANFTAHIRAAQMTGLPLAIHARAADEDMAAMLEAAYAAAPFSFLLHCFSSGPELAARALAIGGYVSFSGIVTFPKSDALRAIARDIPPGRLLVETDSPYLAPVPLRGRRNEPANTVHTAKVLAVLHGMSEAAMADLTSANFRRLFAKAA; from the coding sequence ATGCTGATCGATTCCCATTGCCATCTGGATCATTTCGAGGAACCCGAGCGGACCGCCGTGATTGCGCGGGCGGTGGCCGCCGGCGTTGGTCAGATGGTCACGATCGGGACCAGCATGGCCCAGTCGCGCCAGGCGATCGCGATGGCGGAGGCGGCGGCGAATGTCTGGGCGTGCGTGGGCGTTCACCCGGATCATGCCGGGACCGAGGGGCCGGTTCCGGCGGCCGAGACGATTGCGGCGATGACCGCGCACCCCCGCGTGATCGGCATCGGGGAGACCGGGCTCGATTATTTCCACGATACGGTGGCCCCCGAGGTTCAGGCCGCCAATTTCACCGCCCATATCAGGGCGGCGCAGATGACCGGCCTGCCGCTTGCGATCCATGCCCGCGCCGCCGATGAGGACATGGCCGCGATGCTGGAGGCCGCTTATGCCGCCGCGCCGTTTTCGTTTCTGCTGCATTGTTTTTCCTCCGGTCCCGAACTTGCCGCGCGGGCGCTGGCGATCGGCGGGTATGTTTCGTTCTCGGGGATTGTGACCTTTCCGAAATCCGATGCCCTGCGGGCGATTGCGCGCGACATTCCGCCGGGGCGGCTGCTGGTCGAGACCGATTCGCCCTATCTGGCGCCGGTGCCGTTGCGGGGCCGGCGCAACGAACCGGCCAATACGGTTCACACCGCCAAAGTGTTGGCTGTGCTGCACGGCATGAGCGAGGCGGCGATGGCCGATCTGACCAGTGCGAATTTTCGTCGCCTGTTCGCCAAGGCGGCATGA
- the rpmA gene encoding 50S ribosomal protein L27, protein MAHKKAGGSSRNGRDSAGRRLGVKKFGDEQVVAGNIIIRQRGTKVKPGTNVGLGRDHTIFALVDGRVKFARRAEGRVSVSVEPLAIAAE, encoded by the coding sequence ATGGCACATAAAAAAGCCGGCGGTTCATCCCGCAATGGCCGCGACTCGGCCGGGCGTCGTCTCGGCGTGAAAAAATTCGGTGACGAGCAGGTCGTCGCGGGCAACATCATCATCCGCCAGCGCGGCACCAAGGTGAAGCCGGGCACCAATGTCGGCCTCGGTCGCGATCACACGATTTTCGCCCTGGTCGATGGCCGCGTGAAGTTCGCGCGCCGCGCCGAAGGCCGGGTCTCGGTTTCGGTCGAGCCGCTGGCCATCGCCGCCGAGTAA